One stretch of Spiroplasma mirum ATCC 29335 DNA includes these proteins:
- a CDS encoding ATP-binding cassette domain-containing protein: protein MLQITNKIVADPNLAIEIRHFTKKFKDFKTVDNIAITVSKGKIHGFIGSNGSGKTTTIKSIIGAIIPTEGKLFIHGMKSASTPAKQIIGYISENAHFSNHLNVYQYLVEMSFLRGLKYRQAKNGTSISKWFNCHCWAL from the coding sequence ATGTTACAAATAACAAATAAAATCGTGGCTGATCCTAATTTGGCAATTGAAATCCGTCATTTTACCAAAAAATTTAAAGATTTTAAAACTGTTGATAATATTGCGATAACTGTTAGCAAGGGGAAAATTCACGGGTTTATTGGATCTAATGGTTCGGGGAAAACAACAACTATTAAATCAATTATTGGGGCAATTATTCCAACCGAAGGAAAACTATTTATTCACGGGATGAAATCTGCTTCCACTCCCGCCAAACAAATTATTGGTTATATTTCGGAAAATGCTCATTTTTCAAATCATTTAAATGTTTACCAATATTTAGTAGAGATGAGTTTTTTACGAGGGTTAAAATATCGCCAAGCTAAAAATGGAACCAGCATTTCTAAGTGATTTAACTGCCATTGCTGAGCGTTATAA